Proteins found in one Loxodonta africana isolate mLoxAfr1 chromosome 21, mLoxAfr1.hap2, whole genome shotgun sequence genomic segment:
- the LOC104847389 gene encoding protein FAM90A5-like: MKRQRRGPVAQRAPQPEEEDPRRKCKNCGAFGHTTRSKRCPIKCWSGATVPQALGSEKKMKGNLEPKKPQEPHTLCPFKKLEREKEQRQREEKHERKALLQKFTKRPKEKQQQNWKESTESCDYLRHPCRPMPFHTTKTGYVLGSALRNWPPVRKPDWKSIFPAWYTIQDHDLSFCSCHGQTKEEEVDITGSSQPAIKHFGQDSTVMAKTTDNRCDACAYYVSQPASKTLGLGHVLSPQAQAEGPDRISKSSPQPARGRRGQDSPLSIQALGERSAQTPEQNCLNPAKKAKLTTLQILQQNSQKPKLRSGQPLSNTTEFGPKGSPEVTRMTDLQPPHSTSLLNTVETSPIFPPALSSHVPRQPLRNRLHKTEQWTVELQVQNISHLSPS; the protein is encoded by the exons ATGAAGAGGCAAAGGAGAGGACCGGTGGCGCAGAGGGCTCCCCAACCAGAAGAGGAGGATCCCAGG AGGAAGTGCAAGAACTGCGGAGCCTTTGGGCACACAACAAGAAGTAAGAGGTGCCCCATAAAGTGCTGGAGTGGGGCCACAGTACCCCAGGCCTTGGGCTCAGAAAAGAAGATGAAGGGGAACCTGGAGCCAAAGAAGCCCCAGGAGCCTCACACCCTTTGCCCCTTTAAGAAgttggaaagagagaaggaacaaaGACAAAG GGAAGAAAAGCATGAGAGGAAAGCTCTACTCCAGAAATTTACCAAGAGACCCaaagagaaacagcagcaaaatTGGAAGGAATCGACAGAATCTTGTGACTACTTAAGG CATCCTTGCAGGCCCATGCCCTTTCACACTACCAAGACGGGATATGTCCTGGGCTCTGCTCTCAGAAACTGGCCACCTGTAAGGAAACCTGACTGGAAATCCATCTTCCCTGCATGGTATACTATCCAAGATCATGATCTAAGTTTCTGCTCATGTCATGGACAAACTAAAGAAGAAGAAGTGGATATCACCGGCTCTTCTCAGCCAGCAATCAAACACTTTGGCCAGGACTCTACCGTCATGGCCAAGACAACGGACAACAGATGTGATGCTTGTGCTTATTATGTTTCCCAGCCGGCCTCAAAAACCCTTGGTCTGGGCCATGTCCTCAGCCCCCAGGCACAAGCTGAGGGTCCTGATAGGATCTCAAAATCCAGTCCACAGCCTGCCAGAGGTAGAAGGGGCCAGGACTCTCCACTCAGCATCCAGGCACTAGGAGAAAGATCTGCCCAGACACCTGAACAGAATTGCTTGAATCCTGCAAAGAAAGCGAAACTCACGACTCTCCAGATACTGCAGCAGAACAGTCAGAAACCTAAATTGCGAAGTGGCCAGCCTCTCTCCAATACAACTGAATTTGGACCCAAAGGGTCACCCGAAGTCACCAGGATGACAGACCTCCAGCCTCCACACAGCACATCTCTACTGAATACTGTTGAAACCAGCCCTATCTTTCCACCTGCACTTTCTAGCCATGTTCCACGACAGCCTCTCAGAAATCGTCTTCACAAGACTGAACAATGGACAGTGGAGCTCCAGGTTCAGAACATCTCCCACCTCTCTCCCTCCTGA